The following coding sequences are from one Devosia neptuniae window:
- a CDS encoding DHA2 family efflux MFS transporter permease subunit, producing the protein MAKAPVQAVSAPALVVKHKGLLTGALMLATIMQVLDTTIANVALPHMAASLGAAQNEITWVLTSYIVAAAIATPLTGWVSDRVGQKRLFLIAVIGFTVASALCGIASSLPEMVLFRIMQGIFGAVIAPLAQTVLLNINPKERIGQAMAVYGMGIMVAPIIGPTLGGWLTESFDWRWVFLINLPVGGMAVAMLVAFMPETEIRQRRFDFFGFGMLALGVGALQLMLDRGADNAWFTATETWIELGLVITGLWVFVVHCLTAENPFIDLRLFKDRNFALGSALMFIVGITLFSGLALLPPLLQSLMGYPVLLSSVIMAPRGVATLLSMVVVGRLIGRVDARILMLFGIACMAYSLYGMTSFNLQMDYWPVIITGCIQGFGMGFLFVPLQTLAFATIAPRFRADATSMFALVRNMGQGVGISLVTAVLANMMQVNHAELAERITATSQNVMNQMPALLTGNPVTVSIVNSLVTQQSAMLAYLDDFWLMLLLSLGAVPLILLLRGPKKPDKPLTEEEKALERAHAMAE; encoded by the coding sequence ATGGCCAAAGCTCCGGTTCAAGCCGTTTCCGCACCCGCATTGGTCGTCAAGCATAAGGGGCTCCTCACCGGAGCCCTGATGCTGGCGACCATCATGCAGGTGCTCGACACCACGATCGCCAATGTGGCGCTGCCGCATATGGCAGCCTCGCTGGGCGCGGCGCAGAACGAAATCACCTGGGTTCTCACCTCCTATATCGTGGCTGCCGCCATTGCGACGCCGCTGACCGGCTGGGTGAGCGACCGCGTCGGGCAGAAGCGGCTGTTCCTGATCGCGGTGATCGGTTTTACCGTGGCCTCGGCTTTGTGCGGCATTGCCAGCAGCCTGCCCGAAATGGTGCTGTTCCGCATCATGCAGGGCATTTTCGGCGCGGTGATCGCGCCTTTGGCCCAGACCGTGCTGCTCAATATCAATCCCAAGGAACGCATTGGCCAGGCCATGGCCGTCTATGGCATGGGCATCATGGTCGCGCCGATCATCGGGCCGACGCTGGGCGGCTGGCTGACCGAGAGCTTTGACTGGCGCTGGGTGTTTTTGATCAACCTGCCGGTGGGCGGGATGGCGGTGGCCATGCTGGTTGCCTTCATGCCGGAGACTGAAATACGACAGCGGCGCTTTGATTTCTTCGGCTTCGGCATGCTGGCGCTGGGCGTCGGCGCGTTGCAATTGATGCTCGACCGGGGCGCCGACAATGCCTGGTTCACCGCCACCGAAACCTGGATCGAACTGGGCCTGGTGATCACCGGCCTCTGGGTCTTCGTGGTGCATTGCCTGACGGCGGAGAACCCGTTCATCGACCTGCGCCTGTTCAAGGATCGCAATTTCGCGCTGGGCTCGGCCCTGATGTTCATCGTGGGCATCACCCTGTTCTCGGGCCTGGCGCTCTTGCCGCCGCTGCTGCAGAGCCTGATGGGCTATCCGGTGCTGCTGTCGAGCGTCATCATGGCGCCGCGCGGGGTGGCGACGCTGCTCTCGATGGTGGTGGTGGGGCGGCTGATCGGCCGGGTGGATGCGCGCATCCTGATGCTGTTCGGCATCGCCTGCATGGCCTATTCGCTCTATGGCATGACCAGCTTCAACCTGCAGATGGATTATTGGCCCGTGATCATCACCGGCTGTATCCAGGGCTTTGGCATGGGCTTCCTGTTCGTGCCGCTGCAGACGCTGGCCTTTGCCACCATCGCTCCCCGGTTCCGGGCCGACGCGACGTCGATGTTCGCGCTGGTGCGCAATATGGGGCAGGGCGTGGGCATTTCGCTGGTGACGGCGGTGCTGGCCAATATGATGCAGGTCAACCATGCCGAACTGGCCGAGCGGATCACCGCGACCTCGCAGAACGTGATGAACCAGATGCCGGCCTTGCTCACCGGCAATCCGGTGACGGTGTCGATCGTCAATAGCCTGGTCACCCAGCAATCGGCCATGCTGGCCTATCTCGACGACTTCTGGCTGATGCTGCTGCTCAGCCTGGGCGCCGTGCCGCTGATCCTGCTGCTACGCGGGCCAAAGAAGCCCGACAAGCCGCTGACCGAAGAAGAAAAAGCGCTCGAGCGGGCGCATGCCATGGCGGAATAG
- a CDS encoding CBS domain-containing protein yields MLVDTILQNKGTLVYTLPETDTLADAVAMLNAHNIGAVVITHKDGTIAGILSERDVVRRLGDGAASALSLTIAECMTRSVHTTSRQAHIDDIMERMTISRVRHMPVTEGKTLIGIVSIGDVVKLKIEQIEREAEELREYIAS; encoded by the coding sequence ATGCTGGTTGATACGATACTGCAGAACAAGGGTACTCTGGTTTATACCCTGCCCGAAACGGACACGCTCGCCGACGCGGTCGCCATGCTCAACGCGCACAATATCGGCGCGGTCGTCATCACGCATAAGGACGGCACCATTGCCGGCATTCTATCGGAGCGCGACGTGGTGCGTCGCCTGGGCGATGGCGCAGCTTCGGCATTGAGCCTCACCATTGCCGAATGCATGACCCGCTCGGTCCACACCACCAGCCGCCAGGCCCATATCGACGACATCATGGAGCGCATGACCATTTCGCGCGTCCGCCACATGCCGGTTACCGAAGGCAAGACGCTGATCGGCATCGTCTCGATCGGCGACGTGGTGAAGCTCAAGATCGAACAGATCGAGCGGGAAGCCGAGGAATTGCGGGAATATATCGCGTCGTGA
- a CDS encoding DUF4864 domain-containing protein, producing MRVVLALAFMLLTLILPAQAQTEEQAWQAVVSGQIQAFRAGDGEAALGFAGAGFRQQFSDPEVFLAAIVATGYGPIVESRSHSFGPSTRLSETSVTQVVQLVGEDGSLYEAFYQMRNEPDIGWRVAGVVLRKQPGIGI from the coding sequence ATGCGCGTGGTTCTGGCTTTGGCTTTTATGCTGCTGACCCTTATACTGCCGGCCCAGGCGCAGACCGAAGAGCAAGCCTGGCAGGCGGTGGTCAGCGGACAGATCCAGGCGTTTCGCGCCGGAGACGGGGAGGCGGCGCTGGGCTTTGCGGGTGCCGGCTTCCGCCAGCAATTTTCCGATCCCGAGGTGTTTCTCGCCGCCATTGTCGCCACAGGCTATGGGCCGATCGTGGAGTCGCGGTCGCATAGTTTCGGGCCATCGACCCGGCTGAGCGAGACATCAGTGACGCAGGTCGTGCAACTGGTGGGCGAGGATGGCAGCCTCTACGAGGCATTTTACCAAATGCGCAACGAGCCCGATATCGGCTGGCGCGTAGCCGGTGTCGTGCTGCGCAAACAGCCCGGCATCGGCATTTAG
- a CDS encoding LacI family DNA-binding transcriptional regulator → MARQVPEKIRLRDVAKAAGVSQGTASNVFSRPEIVREEVRERVHAVAKELGYGGPSITGRLLRAGKVNAVGVAAIEPLSYFFEDLWARQLMAEISNICDDRGAGVALVSARNDERLAWNIGSALVDGFILLCVEGGERLVDITRQRQLPYVALAIGADDQSIPAIGVDNFNGARLAAEHMLGLGHRRLAILSTMLRDGQAGRADEAQVRQAWYSTSRDRALGYWQALQAVGMDPHSVPIYGTLEDEASTHAAMAQIFAAPEPPTAILAMSDKIAMYAVDWLFRSGRNVPGDVSVIGFDGVPEAALATPKLTTMAQPMHEIARLAVDAALGDTQVEGRRVLPTELVLRESTAPPPAK, encoded by the coding sequence TTGGCCAGGCAGGTTCCGGAAAAAATCAGGCTGAGGGATGTGGCCAAGGCGGCCGGCGTGTCGCAGGGCACTGCGTCCAATGTGTTCAGCCGGCCCGAAATCGTTCGCGAGGAAGTGCGCGAGCGGGTGCATGCGGTGGCCAAGGAGCTGGGCTATGGCGGCCCCAGCATTACCGGGCGCCTGCTGCGGGCAGGCAAGGTCAATGCGGTGGGCGTCGCCGCCATCGAGCCGCTGAGCTATTTCTTCGAGGACCTGTGGGCGCGCCAGCTGATGGCGGAGATTTCCAATATCTGTGACGACCGCGGCGCCGGGGTGGCGCTGGTGTCGGCGCGCAATGACGAACGCCTGGCCTGGAATATCGGCTCGGCGTTGGTCGATGGCTTCATTCTGCTGTGCGTCGAAGGCGGGGAGCGGCTGGTCGATATCACCCGGCAACGCCAATTGCCCTATGTGGCGCTGGCGATCGGGGCGGATGATCAATCGATCCCGGCTATCGGGGTCGACAATTTCAACGGCGCGCGCCTTGCGGCCGAGCATATGCTGGGGCTGGGGCATCGTCGCCTGGCAATCCTCTCCACCATGCTGCGCGACGGCCAGGCCGGGCGGGCCGACGAGGCGCAGGTGCGGCAGGCCTGGTATTCCACCTCGCGCGACCGCGCTTTGGGCTATTGGCAGGCGCTGCAGGCCGTAGGCATGGATCCGCATTCCGTGCCGATCTACGGCACGCTGGAAGACGAGGCCAGCACCCACGCGGCCATGGCGCAGATCTTTGCCGCTCCCGAGCCGCCAACGGCCATCCTCGCCATGTCGGACAAGATCGCCATGTATGCCGTGGATTGGCTGTTCCGCTCCGGCCGGAATGTGCCGGGCGATGTATCGGTGATCGGCTTTGACGGCGTGCCCGAAGCCGCCCTCGCCACGCCCAAGCTGACCACCATGGCCCAGCCCATGCACGAAATTGCGCGGCTGGCGGTGGATGCGGCTTTGGGCGACACCCAGGTCGAGGGCCGGCGGGTGCTGCCGACCGAGCTGGTCTTGCGGGAATCCACGGCGCCGCCACCGGCGAAATAA
- a CDS encoding pyridoxal phosphate-dependent aminotransferase yields the protein MAFLSDALARVAPSATVAISQKARVMAEEGRDIIALSAGEPDFNTPLNVRQAAIRAMDEGKTRYTNVDGIAELKEAVAAKFRRDNGLDVTAADCFVSSGGKQIIFNALMATLNPGDEVVVPVPYWVSYPEIVRLCGAEPVFAVADDTTGFKLRPEVLEAAITPRTKWLILNTPSNPTGAAYSAAELKGLAEVLLRHPHVHILTDDIYEVLVYDGGVFATIAQVEPALQPRTLTMNGVSKSHAMTGWRIGYCTGPRPLLAAMTKLQGQSTTNPSSISQWAAVEALNGPQDFLVEWRQAFQARRDLVVAGLNANTGLDCLVPEGAFYVFPSCKRLLGKTSAGGKLLTSDEDFVMALLEETGVALVHGTAFGLPGHFRLSYAASNAELEEAVRRIQEFCAGIH from the coding sequence ATGGCGTTCTTGTCTGATGCACTGGCGCGGGTGGCCCCCTCGGCGACGGTGGCGATCAGCCAGAAAGCCCGGGTCATGGCCGAAGAAGGGCGCGACATCATCGCGCTCTCGGCGGGCGAGCCCGATTTCAACACCCCGCTCAATGTGCGCCAGGCCGCGATCAGGGCCATGGACGAGGGCAAGACGCGCTATACCAATGTGGACGGCATTGCCGAGCTCAAGGAAGCGGTGGCGGCCAAGTTCCGCCGCGACAATGGGCTCGATGTGACGGCGGCCGATTGCTTCGTCTCCTCGGGCGGCAAGCAGATCATTTTCAATGCCCTGATGGCGACGCTCAATCCGGGCGATGAAGTCGTCGTGCCCGTGCCCTATTGGGTCAGTTATCCCGAAATCGTGCGGCTGTGCGGCGCCGAGCCGGTGTTCGCCGTGGCCGATGACACGACCGGCTTCAAGCTGAGGCCCGAAGTGCTGGAAGCCGCGATCACGCCCAGGACCAAGTGGCTGATCCTCAATACGCCGTCCAATCCCACGGGCGCCGCCTATTCGGCAGCCGAGCTCAAGGGGCTGGCGGAGGTGCTGCTGCGCCATCCGCATGTGCATATCCTCACCGACGATATCTATGAGGTGTTGGTCTATGACGGCGGGGTTTTCGCCACCATTGCCCAGGTCGAGCCGGCTTTGCAGCCCCGCACACTGACCATGAACGGGGTGAGCAAGTCGCACGCCATGACCGGCTGGCGCATCGGCTATTGCACCGGGCCGCGCCCGCTACTGGCGGCCATGACCAAGCTGCAGGGCCAGTCGACGACCAATCCCAGCTCCATCTCGCAATGGGCGGCGGTCGAAGCGCTGAACGGCCCGCAGGACTTTTTGGTCGAGTGGCGGCAAGCCTTTCAGGCGCGCCGCGACCTCGTCGTGGCCGGCCTCAACGCCAATACCGGCCTCGATTGCCTCGTGCCCGAAGGCGCCTTCTACGTGTTCCCCTCGTGCAAGCGGCTATTGGGCAAAACCAGCGCCGGCGGCAAACTGCTGACCAGTGACGAGGATTTCGTCATGGCCCTGCTGGAAGAAACCGGCGTGGCGCTGGTGCACGGCACCGCCTTCGGCCTGCCCGGCCATTTCCGCCTGAGCTATGCGGCAAGCAATGCCGAGCTGGAAGAAGCGGTGCGGCGGATCCAGGAGTTCTGTGCGGGGATCCACTAG